Proteins encoded by one window of Agelaius phoeniceus isolate bAgePho1 chromosome 5, bAgePho1.hap1, whole genome shotgun sequence:
- the SMC1B gene encoding structural maintenance of chromosomes protein 1B isoform X2, with translation MGYLKLLVVKDFKSWRGQQVIGPFMRFNCIIGPNGSGKSNIMDAVSFVMCEKTSNLRVKSVRELIHGAHVGKPVSSTASVKIVYCEEDGEEKTFSRVIRGSCSEFLFNDKSVSRSAYISELEKVGILVKARNCLIFQGTVESIAMKKPKERTQLFEQISNSWEYAEDYEQKKKKMQQAEEDAQFNYNKKKSVAAERKQARIEKEEAEHYQMLIKELDEERIQLQLFQLYHNAKQISFLKNNLDEKNMEAYIKKEALSTAEDSFKAKKKIFGILNRDHQHMEKEMKTLEASLIQQRPLYIKAKENTSYQIKKVEMSKKSLRDKEKAYDKEKQNIKELEMELSEIEKVWRAFEEKTEEERMQRAADIELGESQLERYKELKEMARKRVATLAQQLEKLRWEDKGDQERLKLNRRKKNEIEETIKQTVEQVEEHEKRIEKLEEYAKVCIGSLTEKKQQEEVLAKEIENATIRMAEVNEDLNKLVGELQNARIDYHEGRREQMRAEILESLKRLYPDSVFGRLLDLCHPIHKKYQLAVTKVFSKYMTAIVVATEKIARDCIRFLKQERAEPETFLALDYLDVKPINEKLREIKEAKMMVDVVQTQFAPLKKVIQFVSGNALICETVKDAKHIAFDGPVRLKTVSLDGTLFLKSGVISGGSSDLRFKARCWDEKEMNKMKERRDSLITELKDLMRIRRKEADLKQLRAQCQGTQTRLKYSQTELDLIKKKHLANLFMEKSKLESELVNLEAQHDMLNEGIVQRKEKIEEFQKKINKVEDVVFREFCEEIGIENIRVYEQEHVRQQEEIDKRRLEFENQRTRLNIQLEYNRDHLQKLTNSVSKLRETIHKDEAEIIKLQKDEEKLLKKVNELLEEQQHLKDRLSAHKAELAKSQNEVEEFRKTMLTLNREATKLQREATALETSLEEMRLRRHNLLLECKVQDLKIKLLSGSLDDISEVELTEMEGTQALLGIYEREERIQVDYSTLEADLKELESDKDIEDQVKQMQQEIKTKEVTLMKTAAPNLRAEEKLLIARDRFQESIDAFENSRKEARVCKQEFEEVKKRRYELFSRCFEHASIAIDRIYKRLCRNSSAQAFLSPENPEEPYLEGIGFHCVAPGKRFMPMDSLSGGEKTVAALALVFAVHSFRPAPFFILDEIDAALDNTNIDKVSSFIREQAHEQFQMIVISLKEEFYCKADALIGVCPEYDDVMFSQVLTLDLTEYPEEEEQDTAEKPSRGSLF, from the exons ATGGGTTACCTGAAGTTGCTGGTGGTGAAGGACTTCAAGTCGTGGAGAGGGCAGCAGGTTATCGGACCTTTCATGAGGTTCAACTGCATCATCGGGCCCAATGGATCAG gaaaatctAACATAATGGATGCTGTTAGCTTTGTGATGTGTGAAAAAACATCAAATTTGCGAGTTAAAAGCGTTCGAGAACTCATTCATGGAGCACATGTTGGAAAACCTGTTTCTTCTACAGCTAGTGTGAAGATTGTGTATTGTGAGGAAGATGgggaagagaaaacattttcaagAGTTATCCGTG GCAGTTGTTCTGAGTTTCTTTTCAATGACAAGTCTGTCAGCCGATCTGCTTACATATCTGAATTAGAAAAAGTAGGAATTCTTGTCAAGGCCAGGAATTGCCTTATTTTTCAG GGAACAGTAGAGTCAATTGCAATGAAGAAGCCAAAGGAGAGAACTCAACTTTTTGAACAAATTAGTAATTCATGGGAATATGCTGAAGATTATGaacaaaagaagaagaaaatgcagCAAGCAGAAGAGGATGCACAGTTTAAttataacaagaaaaaaagtgtgGCAGCAGAACGCAAACAAGCAAGGATAGAAAAAGAGGAG GCAGAGCATTACCAGATGTTAATCAAGGAACTGGATGAAGAAAGGATACAGTTGCAGCTTTTTCAGCTTTATCACAATGCAAAACAAATTAGCTTTCTGAAAAACAATTTGGATGAAAAGAATATGGAGGCTTATATCAAGAAAGAGGCTCTTTCTACAGCAGAAGATTCATTTAAAgcgaagaaaaaaatatttgggatACTAAACAGGGACCATCAGCAtatggaaaaagaaatgaa gaCTCTGGAGGCATCGCTGATTCAGCAGAGACCCCTCTATATAAAGGCAAAGGAAAACACATCCTACCAAATCAAAAAAGTAGAAATGTCTAAAAAATCTCTAAGGGACAAGGAGAAAGCCTATGATAAGGAAAAGCAGAACATAAAAGAGCTAGAGATGGAATTGAGTGAGATTGAGAAGGTGTGGAGAGCATTTGAGGAGAAAACTGAAGAAGAGAgaatgcagagagcagcagataTTGAGCTGGGAGAAAGTCAG TTAGAGAGGTACAAAGAGCTAAAGGAAATGGCAAGAAAGAGAGTAGCTACCCTAGCCCAGCAGCTAGAAAAGCTTCGTTGGGAGGATAAAGGAGATCAAGAAAGGCTGAAACTTAATCgcaggaagaaaaatgaaattgag GAAACCATTAAACAGACTGTGGAACAGGTAGAAGAGCATGAAAAACGCATAGAGAAGTTGGAAGAATATGCTAAAGTATGCAT TGGATCactaacagaaaaaaagcagcaggaggaagtgctgGCTAAGGAAATTGAGAATGCAACAATACGAATGGCTGAAGTGAACGAAGACTTGAACAAATTAGTTGGTGAACTGCAGAATGCCAGGATTGATTACCATGAAGGAAGGCGTGAGCAGATGAGAGCAGAGATCCTGGAAAGTCTAAAAAGGCTCTATCCAGATTCTGTG TTTGGAAGATTGCTTGACCTGTGTCATCCTATTCATAAAAAATACCAGCTTGCTGTTACCAAGGTATTCAGCAAATACATGACTGCTATTGTTGTTGCCACTGAAAAAATAGCAAGAGATTGCATTCGGTTCCTAAAACAAGAACGAGCTGAGCCTGAAACTTTTCTTGCTTTGGATTACCTTGAT GTTAAACCAATTAACGAGAAGCTAAGGGAGATAAAAGAGGCTAAAATGATGGTGGATGTTGTACAAACCCAGTTTGCTCCACTGAAAAAAGTGATTCAGTTTGTGAGTGGGAATGCCTTGATCTGTGAAACAGTTAAGGATGCGAAACACATTGCATTTGATGGACCAGTGAGGTTGAAA ACAGTGTCTCTCGATGGAACTTTGTTTTTGAAATCTGGAGTGATTTCTGGAGGATCAAGTGATTTAAGATTTAAAGCTAGATGTTGGGATGAGAAAGAAAtgaataaaatgaaagaaagaagagataGCTTGATTACTGAGTTAAAG GACTTGATGAGGATCAGACGGAAGGAGGCTGACTTGAAGCAGTTGCGTGCTCAGTGCCAAGGAACTCAGACACGACTTAAATATTCACAGACTGAATTAGAccttattaaaaagaaacatcTTGCTAATCTCTTCATG GAAAAATCAAAACTGGAAAGTGAACTGGTAAATCTTGAGGCTCAGCATGATATGCTGAATGAAGGAATAgtgcagagaaaagaaaaaatagaagagtttcagaaaaaaattaacaag GTTGAAGATGTTGTTTTCCGGGAGTTCTGTGAAGAAATTGGGATAGAAAATATCCGTGTGTATGAACAAGAGCATGTGAGACAGCAAGAGGAGATTGATAAGAGAAG ACTGGAGTTTGAAAATCAGAGGACACGACTGAACATTCAGCTGGAGTACAATCGTGATCATCTACAAAAATTAACAAACTCAGTCAGCAAGTTGAGGGAGACAATTCATAAAGATGAAGCTGAGATTATCAAGCTGCAGAAg GATGAGGAAAAGCTTCTAAAAAAAGTGAATGAACTTTTGGAGGAGCAGCAACACCTTAAGGATAGACTAAGTGCTCATAAAGCTGAGCTTGCAAAAAGCCAAAATGAAGTTGAAGAGTTCAGAAAGACGATGTTAACTCTTAATAG AGAAGCCACAAAGTTGCAGAGGGAAGCTACAGCTCTAGAAACCTCACTGGAAGAGATGAGATTAAGGAGACATAATCTGCTGCTTGAATGCAAGGTGCAGGACTTGAAAATCAAGTTACTGTCTGGATCACTGGATGACATCAGTGAAGTAGAG CTGA CTGAAATGGAAGGAACCCAGGCTCTATTAGGGATCTATGAAAGGGAAGAGAGAATTCAGGTAGACTACAGCACCCTAGAAGCTGACCTAAAG gaaCTAGAATCTGATAAAGATATAGAGGATCAAGTGAAGCAAATGCAGCAAGAAATCAAAACTAAAGAGGTTACATTAATGAAGACAGCGGCTCCAAACCTGAGAGCAGAAGAGAAGTTACTGATAGCTCGGGACAGGTTCCAAGAATCGATAGATG ctTTTGAGAACAGCAGAAAGGAGGCCAGAGTATGCAAGCAGGAATTTGAAGAGGTGAAAAAAAGGAGATATGAGCTGTTCAGCAGGTGCTTTGAGCATGCCTCCATAGCCATTGACAGGATCTACAAGAGGCTTTGCAGGAACAGCAGTGCTCAG GCCTTCCTTAGTCCAGAAAATCCTGAGGAGCCCTATCTGGAAGGGATCGGCTTTCACTGCGTGGCTCCGGGCAAGCGCTTCATGCCCATGGACAGTTtgtcaggaggggaaaaaacagtggcagccctggctcttgtgtttgctgtgcacAG CTTTCGTCCagctcctttttttattttggatgaGATAGATGCTGCCCTGGACAACACAAACATTGATAAA GTCTCGAGTTTCATTAGAGAACAGGCACATGAACAGTTCCAAATGATAGTCATTTCCCTGAAGGAAGAGTTCTATTGCAAGGCAGATGCATTGATTGGAGTGTGTCCTGAG TACGATGATGTCATGTTCAGCCAAGTCCTGACCCTGGATCTTACCGAGTACCCcgaggaggaagagcaggacacagcagagAAGCCCAGCCGTGGTTCTCTCTTCTAG
- the SMC1B gene encoding structural maintenance of chromosomes protein 1B isoform X1, which translates to MGYLKLLVVKDFKSWRGQQVIGPFMRFNCIIGPNGSGKSNIMDAVSFVMCEKTSNLRVKSVRELIHGAHVGKPVSSTASVKIVYCEEDGEEKTFSRVIRGSCSEFLFNDKSVSRSAYISELEKVGILVKARNCLIFQGTVESIAMKKPKERTQLFEQISNSWEYAEDYEQKKKKMQQAEEDAQFNYNKKKSVAAERKQARIEKEEAEHYQMLIKELDEERIQLQLFQLYHNAKQISFLKNNLDEKNMEAYIKKEALSTAEDSFKAKKKIFGILNRDHQHMEKEMKTLEASLIQQRPLYIKAKENTSYQIKKVEMSKKSLRDKEKAYDKEKQNIKELEMELSEIEKVWRAFEEKTEEERMQRAADIELGESQLERYKELKEMARKRVATLAQQLEKLRWEDKGDQERLKLNRRKKNEIEETIKQTVEQVEEHEKRIEKLEEYAKVCIGSLTEKKQQEEVLAKEIENATIRMAEVNEDLNKLVGELQNARIDYHEGRREQMRAEILESLKRLYPDSVFGRLLDLCHPIHKKYQLAVTKVFSKYMTAIVVATEKIARDCIRFLKQERAEPETFLALDYLDVKPINEKLREIKEAKMMVDVVQTQFAPLKKVIQFVSGNALICETVKDAKHIAFDGPVRLKTVSLDGTLFLKSGVISGGSSDLRFKARCWDEKEMNKMKERRDSLITELKDLMRIRRKEADLKQLRAQCQGTQTRLKYSQTELDLIKKKHLANLFMEKSKLESELVNLEAQHDMLNEGIVQRKEKIEEFQKKINKVEDVVFREFCEEIGIENIRVYEQEHVRQQEEIDKRRLEFENQRTRLNIQLEYNRDHLQKLTNSVSKLRETIHKDEAEIIKLQKDEEKLLKKVNELLEEQQHLKDRLSAHKAELAKSQNEVEEFRKTMLTLNREATKLQREATALETSLEEMRLRRHNLLLECKVQDLKIKLLSGSLDDISEVEPGAEMEGTQALLGIYEREERIQVDYSTLEADLKELESDKDIEDQVKQMQQEIKTKEVTLMKTAAPNLRAEEKLLIARDRFQESIDAFENSRKEARVCKQEFEEVKKRRYELFSRCFEHASIAIDRIYKRLCRNSSAQAFLSPENPEEPYLEGIGFHCVAPGKRFMPMDSLSGGEKTVAALALVFAVHSFRPAPFFILDEIDAALDNTNIDKVSSFIREQAHEQFQMIVISLKEEFYCKADALIGVCPEYDDVMFSQVLTLDLTEYPEEEEQDTAEKPSRGSLF; encoded by the exons ATGGGTTACCTGAAGTTGCTGGTGGTGAAGGACTTCAAGTCGTGGAGAGGGCAGCAGGTTATCGGACCTTTCATGAGGTTCAACTGCATCATCGGGCCCAATGGATCAG gaaaatctAACATAATGGATGCTGTTAGCTTTGTGATGTGTGAAAAAACATCAAATTTGCGAGTTAAAAGCGTTCGAGAACTCATTCATGGAGCACATGTTGGAAAACCTGTTTCTTCTACAGCTAGTGTGAAGATTGTGTATTGTGAGGAAGATGgggaagagaaaacattttcaagAGTTATCCGTG GCAGTTGTTCTGAGTTTCTTTTCAATGACAAGTCTGTCAGCCGATCTGCTTACATATCTGAATTAGAAAAAGTAGGAATTCTTGTCAAGGCCAGGAATTGCCTTATTTTTCAG GGAACAGTAGAGTCAATTGCAATGAAGAAGCCAAAGGAGAGAACTCAACTTTTTGAACAAATTAGTAATTCATGGGAATATGCTGAAGATTATGaacaaaagaagaagaaaatgcagCAAGCAGAAGAGGATGCACAGTTTAAttataacaagaaaaaaagtgtgGCAGCAGAACGCAAACAAGCAAGGATAGAAAAAGAGGAG GCAGAGCATTACCAGATGTTAATCAAGGAACTGGATGAAGAAAGGATACAGTTGCAGCTTTTTCAGCTTTATCACAATGCAAAACAAATTAGCTTTCTGAAAAACAATTTGGATGAAAAGAATATGGAGGCTTATATCAAGAAAGAGGCTCTTTCTACAGCAGAAGATTCATTTAAAgcgaagaaaaaaatatttgggatACTAAACAGGGACCATCAGCAtatggaaaaagaaatgaa gaCTCTGGAGGCATCGCTGATTCAGCAGAGACCCCTCTATATAAAGGCAAAGGAAAACACATCCTACCAAATCAAAAAAGTAGAAATGTCTAAAAAATCTCTAAGGGACAAGGAGAAAGCCTATGATAAGGAAAAGCAGAACATAAAAGAGCTAGAGATGGAATTGAGTGAGATTGAGAAGGTGTGGAGAGCATTTGAGGAGAAAACTGAAGAAGAGAgaatgcagagagcagcagataTTGAGCTGGGAGAAAGTCAG TTAGAGAGGTACAAAGAGCTAAAGGAAATGGCAAGAAAGAGAGTAGCTACCCTAGCCCAGCAGCTAGAAAAGCTTCGTTGGGAGGATAAAGGAGATCAAGAAAGGCTGAAACTTAATCgcaggaagaaaaatgaaattgag GAAACCATTAAACAGACTGTGGAACAGGTAGAAGAGCATGAAAAACGCATAGAGAAGTTGGAAGAATATGCTAAAGTATGCAT TGGATCactaacagaaaaaaagcagcaggaggaagtgctgGCTAAGGAAATTGAGAATGCAACAATACGAATGGCTGAAGTGAACGAAGACTTGAACAAATTAGTTGGTGAACTGCAGAATGCCAGGATTGATTACCATGAAGGAAGGCGTGAGCAGATGAGAGCAGAGATCCTGGAAAGTCTAAAAAGGCTCTATCCAGATTCTGTG TTTGGAAGATTGCTTGACCTGTGTCATCCTATTCATAAAAAATACCAGCTTGCTGTTACCAAGGTATTCAGCAAATACATGACTGCTATTGTTGTTGCCACTGAAAAAATAGCAAGAGATTGCATTCGGTTCCTAAAACAAGAACGAGCTGAGCCTGAAACTTTTCTTGCTTTGGATTACCTTGAT GTTAAACCAATTAACGAGAAGCTAAGGGAGATAAAAGAGGCTAAAATGATGGTGGATGTTGTACAAACCCAGTTTGCTCCACTGAAAAAAGTGATTCAGTTTGTGAGTGGGAATGCCTTGATCTGTGAAACAGTTAAGGATGCGAAACACATTGCATTTGATGGACCAGTGAGGTTGAAA ACAGTGTCTCTCGATGGAACTTTGTTTTTGAAATCTGGAGTGATTTCTGGAGGATCAAGTGATTTAAGATTTAAAGCTAGATGTTGGGATGAGAAAGAAAtgaataaaatgaaagaaagaagagataGCTTGATTACTGAGTTAAAG GACTTGATGAGGATCAGACGGAAGGAGGCTGACTTGAAGCAGTTGCGTGCTCAGTGCCAAGGAACTCAGACACGACTTAAATATTCACAGACTGAATTAGAccttattaaaaagaaacatcTTGCTAATCTCTTCATG GAAAAATCAAAACTGGAAAGTGAACTGGTAAATCTTGAGGCTCAGCATGATATGCTGAATGAAGGAATAgtgcagagaaaagaaaaaatagaagagtttcagaaaaaaattaacaag GTTGAAGATGTTGTTTTCCGGGAGTTCTGTGAAGAAATTGGGATAGAAAATATCCGTGTGTATGAACAAGAGCATGTGAGACAGCAAGAGGAGATTGATAAGAGAAG ACTGGAGTTTGAAAATCAGAGGACACGACTGAACATTCAGCTGGAGTACAATCGTGATCATCTACAAAAATTAACAAACTCAGTCAGCAAGTTGAGGGAGACAATTCATAAAGATGAAGCTGAGATTATCAAGCTGCAGAAg GATGAGGAAAAGCTTCTAAAAAAAGTGAATGAACTTTTGGAGGAGCAGCAACACCTTAAGGATAGACTAAGTGCTCATAAAGCTGAGCTTGCAAAAAGCCAAAATGAAGTTGAAGAGTTCAGAAAGACGATGTTAACTCTTAATAG AGAAGCCACAAAGTTGCAGAGGGAAGCTACAGCTCTAGAAACCTCACTGGAAGAGATGAGATTAAGGAGACATAATCTGCTGCTTGAATGCAAGGTGCAGGACTTGAAAATCAAGTTACTGTCTGGATCACTGGATGACATCAGTGAAGTAGAG CCAGGAGCTGAAATGGAAGGAACCCAGGCTCTATTAGGGATCTATGAAAGGGAAGAGAGAATTCAGGTAGACTACAGCACCCTAGAAGCTGACCTAAAG gaaCTAGAATCTGATAAAGATATAGAGGATCAAGTGAAGCAAATGCAGCAAGAAATCAAAACTAAAGAGGTTACATTAATGAAGACAGCGGCTCCAAACCTGAGAGCAGAAGAGAAGTTACTGATAGCTCGGGACAGGTTCCAAGAATCGATAGATG ctTTTGAGAACAGCAGAAAGGAGGCCAGAGTATGCAAGCAGGAATTTGAAGAGGTGAAAAAAAGGAGATATGAGCTGTTCAGCAGGTGCTTTGAGCATGCCTCCATAGCCATTGACAGGATCTACAAGAGGCTTTGCAGGAACAGCAGTGCTCAG GCCTTCCTTAGTCCAGAAAATCCTGAGGAGCCCTATCTGGAAGGGATCGGCTTTCACTGCGTGGCTCCGGGCAAGCGCTTCATGCCCATGGACAGTTtgtcaggaggggaaaaaacagtggcagccctggctcttgtgtttgctgtgcacAG CTTTCGTCCagctcctttttttattttggatgaGATAGATGCTGCCCTGGACAACACAAACATTGATAAA GTCTCGAGTTTCATTAGAGAACAGGCACATGAACAGTTCCAAATGATAGTCATTTCCCTGAAGGAAGAGTTCTATTGCAAGGCAGATGCATTGATTGGAGTGTGTCCTGAG TACGATGATGTCATGTTCAGCCAAGTCCTGACCCTGGATCTTACCGAGTACCCcgaggaggaagagcaggacacagcagagAAGCCCAGCCGTGGTTCTCTCTTCTAG
- the SMC1B gene encoding structural maintenance of chromosomes protein 1B isoform X3, with protein sequence MGYLKLLVVKDFKSWRGQQVIGPFMRFNCIIGPNGSGKSNIMDAVSFVMCEKTSNLRVKSVRELIHGAHVGKPVSSTASVKIVYCEEDGEEKTFSRVIRGSCSEFLFNDKSVSRSAYISELEKVGILVKARNCLIFQGTVESIAMKKPKERTQLFEQISNSWEYAEDYEQKKKKMQQAEEDAQFNYNKKKSVAAERKQARIEKEEAEHYQMLIKELDEERIQLQLFQLYHNAKQISFLKNNLDEKNMEAYIKKEALSTAEDSFKAKKKIFGILNRDHQHMEKEMKTLEASLIQQRPLYIKAKENTSYQIKKVEMSKKSLRDKEKAYDKEKQNIKELEMELSEIEKVWRAFEEKTEEERMQRAADIELGESQLERYKELKEMARKRVATLAQQLEKLRWEDKGDQERLKLNRRKKNEIEETIKQTVEQVEEHEKRIEKLEEYAKVCIGSLTEKKQQEEVLAKEIENATIRMAEVNEDLNKLVGELQNARIDYHEGRREQMRAEILESLKRLYPDSVFGRLLDLCHPIHKKYQLAVTKVFSKYMTAIVVATEKIARDCIRFLKQERAEPETFLALDYLDVKPINEKLREIKEAKMMVDVVQTQFAPLKKVIQFVSGNALICETVKDAKHIAFDGPVRLKTVSLDGTLFLKSGVISGGSSDLRFKARCWDEKEMNKMKERRDSLITELKDLMRIRRKEADLKQLRAQCQGTQTRLKYSQTELDLIKKKHLANLFMEKSKLESELVNLEAQHDMLNEGIVQRKEKIEEFQKKINKVEDVVFREFCEEIGIENIRVYEQEHVRQQEEIDKRRLEFENQRTRLNIQLEYNRDHLQKLTNSVSKLRETIHKDEAEIIKLQKDEEKLLKKVNELLEEQQHLKDRLSAHKAELAKSQNEVEEFRKTMLTLNREATKLQREATALETSLEEMRLRRHNLLLECKVQDLKIKLLSGSLDDISEVEPGAEMEGTQALLGIYEREERIQVDYSTLEADLKELESDKDIEDQVKQMQQEIKTKEVTLMKTAAPNLRAEEKLLIARDRFQESIDAFENSRKEARVCKQEFEEVKKRRYELFSRCFEHASIAIDRIYKRLCRNSSAQVSSFIREQAHEQFQMIVISLKEEFYCKADALIGVCPEYDDVMFSQVLTLDLTEYPEEEEQDTAEKPSRGSLF encoded by the exons ATGGGTTACCTGAAGTTGCTGGTGGTGAAGGACTTCAAGTCGTGGAGAGGGCAGCAGGTTATCGGACCTTTCATGAGGTTCAACTGCATCATCGGGCCCAATGGATCAG gaaaatctAACATAATGGATGCTGTTAGCTTTGTGATGTGTGAAAAAACATCAAATTTGCGAGTTAAAAGCGTTCGAGAACTCATTCATGGAGCACATGTTGGAAAACCTGTTTCTTCTACAGCTAGTGTGAAGATTGTGTATTGTGAGGAAGATGgggaagagaaaacattttcaagAGTTATCCGTG GCAGTTGTTCTGAGTTTCTTTTCAATGACAAGTCTGTCAGCCGATCTGCTTACATATCTGAATTAGAAAAAGTAGGAATTCTTGTCAAGGCCAGGAATTGCCTTATTTTTCAG GGAACAGTAGAGTCAATTGCAATGAAGAAGCCAAAGGAGAGAACTCAACTTTTTGAACAAATTAGTAATTCATGGGAATATGCTGAAGATTATGaacaaaagaagaagaaaatgcagCAAGCAGAAGAGGATGCACAGTTTAAttataacaagaaaaaaagtgtgGCAGCAGAACGCAAACAAGCAAGGATAGAAAAAGAGGAG GCAGAGCATTACCAGATGTTAATCAAGGAACTGGATGAAGAAAGGATACAGTTGCAGCTTTTTCAGCTTTATCACAATGCAAAACAAATTAGCTTTCTGAAAAACAATTTGGATGAAAAGAATATGGAGGCTTATATCAAGAAAGAGGCTCTTTCTACAGCAGAAGATTCATTTAAAgcgaagaaaaaaatatttgggatACTAAACAGGGACCATCAGCAtatggaaaaagaaatgaa gaCTCTGGAGGCATCGCTGATTCAGCAGAGACCCCTCTATATAAAGGCAAAGGAAAACACATCCTACCAAATCAAAAAAGTAGAAATGTCTAAAAAATCTCTAAGGGACAAGGAGAAAGCCTATGATAAGGAAAAGCAGAACATAAAAGAGCTAGAGATGGAATTGAGTGAGATTGAGAAGGTGTGGAGAGCATTTGAGGAGAAAACTGAAGAAGAGAgaatgcagagagcagcagataTTGAGCTGGGAGAAAGTCAG TTAGAGAGGTACAAAGAGCTAAAGGAAATGGCAAGAAAGAGAGTAGCTACCCTAGCCCAGCAGCTAGAAAAGCTTCGTTGGGAGGATAAAGGAGATCAAGAAAGGCTGAAACTTAATCgcaggaagaaaaatgaaattgag GAAACCATTAAACAGACTGTGGAACAGGTAGAAGAGCATGAAAAACGCATAGAGAAGTTGGAAGAATATGCTAAAGTATGCAT TGGATCactaacagaaaaaaagcagcaggaggaagtgctgGCTAAGGAAATTGAGAATGCAACAATACGAATGGCTGAAGTGAACGAAGACTTGAACAAATTAGTTGGTGAACTGCAGAATGCCAGGATTGATTACCATGAAGGAAGGCGTGAGCAGATGAGAGCAGAGATCCTGGAAAGTCTAAAAAGGCTCTATCCAGATTCTGTG TTTGGAAGATTGCTTGACCTGTGTCATCCTATTCATAAAAAATACCAGCTTGCTGTTACCAAGGTATTCAGCAAATACATGACTGCTATTGTTGTTGCCACTGAAAAAATAGCAAGAGATTGCATTCGGTTCCTAAAACAAGAACGAGCTGAGCCTGAAACTTTTCTTGCTTTGGATTACCTTGAT GTTAAACCAATTAACGAGAAGCTAAGGGAGATAAAAGAGGCTAAAATGATGGTGGATGTTGTACAAACCCAGTTTGCTCCACTGAAAAAAGTGATTCAGTTTGTGAGTGGGAATGCCTTGATCTGTGAAACAGTTAAGGATGCGAAACACATTGCATTTGATGGACCAGTGAGGTTGAAA ACAGTGTCTCTCGATGGAACTTTGTTTTTGAAATCTGGAGTGATTTCTGGAGGATCAAGTGATTTAAGATTTAAAGCTAGATGTTGGGATGAGAAAGAAAtgaataaaatgaaagaaagaagagataGCTTGATTACTGAGTTAAAG GACTTGATGAGGATCAGACGGAAGGAGGCTGACTTGAAGCAGTTGCGTGCTCAGTGCCAAGGAACTCAGACACGACTTAAATATTCACAGACTGAATTAGAccttattaaaaagaaacatcTTGCTAATCTCTTCATG GAAAAATCAAAACTGGAAAGTGAACTGGTAAATCTTGAGGCTCAGCATGATATGCTGAATGAAGGAATAgtgcagagaaaagaaaaaatagaagagtttcagaaaaaaattaacaag GTTGAAGATGTTGTTTTCCGGGAGTTCTGTGAAGAAATTGGGATAGAAAATATCCGTGTGTATGAACAAGAGCATGTGAGACAGCAAGAGGAGATTGATAAGAGAAG ACTGGAGTTTGAAAATCAGAGGACACGACTGAACATTCAGCTGGAGTACAATCGTGATCATCTACAAAAATTAACAAACTCAGTCAGCAAGTTGAGGGAGACAATTCATAAAGATGAAGCTGAGATTATCAAGCTGCAGAAg GATGAGGAAAAGCTTCTAAAAAAAGTGAATGAACTTTTGGAGGAGCAGCAACACCTTAAGGATAGACTAAGTGCTCATAAAGCTGAGCTTGCAAAAAGCCAAAATGAAGTTGAAGAGTTCAGAAAGACGATGTTAACTCTTAATAG AGAAGCCACAAAGTTGCAGAGGGAAGCTACAGCTCTAGAAACCTCACTGGAAGAGATGAGATTAAGGAGACATAATCTGCTGCTTGAATGCAAGGTGCAGGACTTGAAAATCAAGTTACTGTCTGGATCACTGGATGACATCAGTGAAGTAGAG CCAGGAGCTGAAATGGAAGGAACCCAGGCTCTATTAGGGATCTATGAAAGGGAAGAGAGAATTCAGGTAGACTACAGCACCCTAGAAGCTGACCTAAAG gaaCTAGAATCTGATAAAGATATAGAGGATCAAGTGAAGCAAATGCAGCAAGAAATCAAAACTAAAGAGGTTACATTAATGAAGACAGCGGCTCCAAACCTGAGAGCAGAAGAGAAGTTACTGATAGCTCGGGACAGGTTCCAAGAATCGATAGATG ctTTTGAGAACAGCAGAAAGGAGGCCAGAGTATGCAAGCAGGAATTTGAAGAGGTGAAAAAAAGGAGATATGAGCTGTTCAGCAGGTGCTTTGAGCATGCCTCCATAGCCATTGACAGGATCTACAAGAGGCTTTGCAGGAACAGCAGTGCTCAG GTCTCGAGTTTCATTAGAGAACAGGCACATGAACAGTTCCAAATGATAGTCATTTCCCTGAAGGAAGAGTTCTATTGCAAGGCAGATGCATTGATTGGAGTGTGTCCTGAG TACGATGATGTCATGTTCAGCCAAGTCCTGACCCTGGATCTTACCGAGTACCCcgaggaggaagagcaggacacagcagagAAGCCCAGCCGTGGTTCTCTCTTCTAG